One Granulicella sp. 5B5 DNA window includes the following coding sequences:
- a CDS encoding tetratricopeptide repeat protein: MKRCSTKRPSAQVYAALLLAVCSIPPLQAQLAASSSSESILQKRYEAAQKFQSLNELDQAAQQYRIFLADTLGEVAIGRAQAGQYDKAQYDFDEALKLVPDFPMMQLEYARAALRAGHFEHTELLTKALLQNYPGNPKIQVQAHALLGHALLKMDKDAEAKQQFEAAVDLDPTFDNGYDLAVADLNLGDVDGARKIFAEMLSSFGDTPAIHMYFGQAYGNSDFQSDAIAEFQKAIAKDPRLPGAHYSLAVADLATAGDSKLAEAEAALREEIPISPEDAASYAALGHLLATRGQDAADQAQAEAYLKRATGLDPINPDAFLYLGQLYADEKRLPEAEAALRQSIALTHDVSRNAFQVQKAHYLLGRLLLQTGDKPASDREFAESQLLLKQNLSRDQNRLADYLQDNKRSGMASDFSQPMPPTHEEQRNETKSAAAVEAFERRITPAVADSYNNLGAIAGSQQNYAAALLYFQRVAEWEPTLPGLDYNWGRAAFEAGAYDQAIAPLTRYLQEHPQEDGARRVLGLSQFVIKDYNAARLTLQPLAVNPAEASKVQFAYADSLLKTGDASAAIPLLETLEKKDPVLPEVRPALGEAYATLARAQLAQGNSRDAIENLKNAIRVDPENAALRQSLQQASSKPARN; this comes from the coding sequence ATGAAGCGCTGCTCTACAAAACGCCCTTCTGCGCAGGTGTACGCAGCTCTTCTCCTTGCAGTCTGCTCAATCCCTCCGCTCCAGGCGCAGCTCGCTGCCTCTTCAAGCAGCGAATCCATCCTCCAGAAACGTTACGAAGCCGCCCAAAAGTTCCAGTCCCTCAATGAGCTCGACCAGGCTGCGCAACAGTACCGCATCTTTCTCGCCGACACCCTCGGCGAAGTAGCTATCGGCCGCGCCCAGGCAGGCCAGTACGACAAAGCGCAGTATGACTTCGACGAAGCCCTCAAGCTCGTTCCCGACTTCCCAATGATGCAACTTGAGTACGCCCGCGCAGCTCTGCGCGCAGGCCACTTCGAGCATACTGAACTGCTCACCAAAGCTCTCCTCCAGAATTACCCCGGCAACCCTAAAATCCAGGTCCAGGCCCACGCCCTTCTCGGACACGCCCTGCTGAAGATGGATAAAGATGCAGAGGCCAAACAGCAGTTTGAAGCTGCAGTCGATCTGGACCCAACATTTGATAACGGCTACGACCTGGCCGTCGCTGACCTCAACCTTGGCGACGTAGACGGCGCTCGCAAGATCTTCGCCGAGATGCTGTCTTCGTTCGGCGATACGCCGGCAATTCATATGTACTTCGGGCAGGCCTACGGAAACTCCGATTTCCAGTCCGATGCTATTGCCGAGTTCCAGAAAGCCATCGCCAAAGACCCGCGTCTTCCGGGCGCTCATTATTCGCTCGCGGTCGCGGACTTGGCAACCGCTGGCGATTCGAAGCTCGCGGAAGCGGAGGCGGCATTACGCGAAGAGATCCCCATCTCCCCTGAGGATGCCGCGTCCTATGCTGCGCTTGGCCATCTTCTGGCCACGCGTGGGCAAGACGCCGCCGACCAGGCTCAGGCGGAAGCCTATCTCAAACGAGCCACCGGCCTCGATCCAATCAACCCCGACGCCTTTCTCTATCTGGGGCAACTGTATGCCGATGAGAAGCGCCTGCCCGAAGCCGAAGCGGCGCTCCGTCAATCCATCGCTCTGACACATGATGTCTCTCGCAACGCCTTTCAGGTGCAGAAAGCTCATTACCTTCTCGGACGCCTTCTGCTGCAGACCGGCGACAAACCCGCTTCCGATCGAGAGTTCGCAGAATCGCAGTTGCTTCTCAAACAAAACCTGTCCCGCGACCAGAATCGCCTGGCCGATTACCTTCAGGACAACAAGCGATCCGGCATGGCCTCTGACTTCAGCCAACCGATGCCGCCAACTCATGAGGAGCAGCGGAATGAAACCAAATCCGCGGCCGCAGTGGAGGCCTTCGAACGGCGTATCACCCCAGCCGTAGCTGACAGCTACAACAATCTCGGTGCCATCGCTGGCAGTCAGCAAAACTATGCGGCCGCATTGCTCTACTTCCAGCGCGTAGCGGAGTGGGAGCCCACGCTTCCAGGTCTGGACTACAACTGGGGACGCGCCGCATTCGAAGCTGGCGCCTACGACCAGGCGATTGCCCCACTCACCCGGTATCTTCAGGAACATCCGCAGGAAGACGGCGCACGCAGGGTGCTCGGTCTCAGCCAATTCGTCATCAAGGATTACAACGCCGCCAGGCTCACGCTTCAGCCCTTGGCAGTCAATCCTGCAGAAGCATCGAAGGTCCAATTCGCATACGCCGACTCGCTGCTCAAGACCGGTGACGCCTCCGCCGCAATCCCACTGCTCGAAACACTCGAGAAAAAGGACCCTGTGCTTCCAGAAGTCCGTCCGGCTCTCGGCGAGGCGTACGCTACCTTGGCTCGCGCACAACTTGCTCAGGGCAATTCAAGAGACGCGATAGAGAATCTAAAAAATGCCATCAGAGTCGACCCGGAAAACGCCGCTTTGCGCCAATCGCTGCAGCAGGCGAGCAGCAAGCCAGCCAGGAATTAG
- a CDS encoding CRTAC1 family protein yields MPLAEICIFVVVIAFGQRIAPAQNAHKPDGQSTPVKASAVVNSPVELKDITSTTHIHFNHLSSPDKRYIVESMSGGVALIDYDRDGWPDIFFTNAPDVDMSLAGIKAKSALYHNNHDGTFTDVTDKAGVGYPCWAMGAVVGDYNNDGWPDLLVSCFGGVVLYRNNGDGTFTDVTKQSGLSADKGWTTGAAFGDYDGDGYVDLFVPHYVDLNLNDLPTLGSKKTCMYHDIAVQCGPRGLRGSPDNLYHNNRDGTFTDVSKEAGVDDSQHYFGLTAVWSDFNQDGKLDLFVANDGEPNYLYRNDGGRFTDVALPAGIAVNRDGYEQANMGVALGDYLHTGRFSLAITHFSEEYTTLFRNDGDLNFNDVSQEAGLLRATSPYVGWGDAFFDADNDGWVDFVQVNGHVYPQVDTKDIGTNYREPKLFFLNERNGTFRNLSQSAGPALQVPQVSRGLAVGDLFNDGHLELVVENIEGSPVILRAVSDEKNHWIEFELAGGKSNRLALNARVRVVAGDLAQVDEVRSGGSYLSQNDLRLHFGLGKHNKADSVEITWPSGTKETLRNLQADRIYDLLEGEGVVPREKIRPGAAKR; encoded by the coding sequence GTGCCTTTGGCAGAGATATGCATCTTCGTTGTCGTGATCGCGTTCGGGCAGCGAATTGCGCCAGCGCAGAACGCCCACAAGCCGGATGGGCAATCGACACCGGTCAAAGCTAGTGCCGTGGTGAACTCACCGGTTGAGCTTAAGGACATTACCTCGACAACTCATATTCACTTCAATCATCTTTCATCGCCGGATAAGCGATATATCGTGGAGTCGATGAGCGGCGGCGTTGCTCTGATCGATTATGACCGAGATGGCTGGCCCGATATTTTCTTCACCAATGCGCCAGACGTGGATATGTCCCTCGCGGGGATAAAGGCGAAGAGCGCGCTCTACCACAACAACCATGATGGAACTTTTACCGACGTAACGGATAAGGCGGGAGTCGGATATCCGTGTTGGGCGATGGGCGCCGTGGTGGGGGATTACAACAATGATGGCTGGCCCGATCTGTTGGTCTCCTGTTTTGGTGGGGTCGTGCTTTACCGTAATAATGGCGATGGCACATTTACTGATGTAACCAAGCAGTCGGGCTTGAGCGCCGACAAGGGTTGGACGACGGGCGCCGCGTTCGGAGATTATGACGGCGATGGTTATGTGGACCTGTTCGTTCCGCACTATGTCGACCTGAACCTAAACGATCTGCCAACATTGGGGTCGAAGAAGACGTGCATGTACCACGACATCGCAGTGCAGTGTGGGCCTCGAGGTCTGCGAGGATCACCCGACAATCTTTATCACAACAACCGTGATGGCACATTTACCGATGTATCGAAAGAGGCCGGTGTAGACGATTCGCAGCATTATTTTGGCTTGACGGCTGTCTGGTCGGACTTCAACCAGGACGGCAAGCTGGATTTGTTTGTTGCGAACGATGGCGAGCCCAACTATCTGTATCGGAATGACGGTGGCCGCTTTACAGACGTTGCACTGCCGGCCGGCATTGCCGTGAACAGAGATGGCTACGAGCAGGCGAACATGGGCGTCGCGCTTGGAGATTATCTACATACAGGACGATTTTCACTTGCGATCACGCATTTCAGCGAGGAGTACACAACGCTTTTTCGCAACGATGGCGATCTAAACTTTAACGACGTCTCCCAGGAGGCGGGGCTGCTTCGCGCGACCTCTCCTTATGTGGGTTGGGGAGACGCGTTTTTCGATGCGGACAATGATGGCTGGGTGGACTTTGTGCAGGTGAATGGACATGTGTATCCGCAGGTCGACACCAAAGATATCGGTACAAACTACCGAGAGCCGAAGCTGTTCTTTCTCAATGAGCGCAACGGGACCTTCCGCAATTTAAGCCAGTCGGCGGGGCCGGCGCTTCAAGTTCCGCAGGTGAGCCGCGGCCTGGCTGTCGGCGATCTGTTTAATGACGGCCACCTGGAGCTTGTGGTGGAGAACATCGAAGGAAGTCCCGTGATCCTGCGTGCCGTAAGCGATGAGAAGAATCATTGGATTGAGTTTGAGCTTGCGGGCGGCAAGAGCAATCGGCTAGCGCTGAACGCGCGTGTTCGTGTGGTGGCGGGTGATCTCGCGCAGGTCGACGAGGTACGGAGCGGGGGCAGCTATCTGTCGCAGAATGATCTGCGATTGCACTTTGGTCTGGGGAAGCATAACAAGGCAGATTCTGTAGAGATTACGTGGCCTTCAGGGACGAAAGAGACGCTCCGGAACCTGCAGGCCGATCGTATCTACGATCTGCTGGAAGGTGAAGGCGTGGTACCCCGAGAGAAGATCAGGCCGGGTGCGGCTAAGCGCTAA
- a CDS encoding TetR/AcrR family transcriptional regulator translates to MVVDTFWEGGGYETTSIGDLTKALGITAPSLYSTFGDKMHIFLEAVRLYTGATEELKRNIADGARSPPVTGSDLAMRRNWY, encoded by the coding sequence TTGGTAGTTGATACCTTCTGGGAGGGTGGCGGCTATGAAACGACCTCGATCGGCGACCTGACCAAGGCACTGGGCATCACAGCGCCGAGCCTCTACTCCACGTTCGGGGACAAAATGCACATCTTTTTGGAAGCAGTCAGGCTCTACACAGGAGCCACGGAAGAATTGAAACGCAACATCGCGGACGGTGCGAGGTCACCGCCTGTAACAGGCAGCGACCTCGCGATGAGGAGGAACTGGTATTAG
- a CDS encoding carboxypeptidase-like regulatory domain-containing protein translates to MNWRPVRSIRGAVLSCVLLSAALPAFTQTSTTGSIRGTVTDPQGGLIPNAIVTVKSEGTDATRTVTTDKGGQYTVGLLPPGTYKTSFTAPGFKTEVPSAITVVVTETARLDVKLVLGSTTDTVEVSGAAPALQVENSTLGTVVDGGVIRELPLTSRNYTQVLTLSAGITSDLNNAATLGKGSPDVYTNGASSISNNFHMDGADINNWASGRAGDFVQQAGIPVPSPDALQEFKIQTTNYDAGFGRDAGANVDVVTKTGTNQLHGAIWEFFRNDIFNANDTFLKIAGRPRPAMKQNQFGATLGGPIIKDKLFFFGTYQGTRQVNGLSAGSLQTVSLFPITDNRSAAAIGAIGCPAGAGSSALAMSRWHPYNGGQYDSKPQTDVACDGSNINPVALNLLNQKLPNGTYLIPTPQRYTTDANGNPIGSSTFSIPAIANEDQYMINTDYIISPKNTLSERYFLGVNPENQPLATAGNPPGNGVSTDFRSQLAVMKLTSAINDHFLNEALAGYIRSSGHLQTQSTITASQIGMTAPSDPTYPLYPVTSVTGYFSLGGGGNDESSSVVNTFEIADQISYTHGKQSFRAGFIGEKNQFDFNDPEQKRGSLGFTTMQDFLLGMSAAQNNSAYSNVNSAGSQQGSYYKGYRGTDMGMFIQDDIKLSQTLTVNAGVRWEIDSGVSFGHGEESSFWPSLVTPFAPLPVTGTLSGYIVPNNYELPVPAGVTKIGDRSLQANDLPLHNFGPRVGFAWQPFGTKAQTVIRGGVGIFYSLPNANSVLQTLGGQPFVSSASLSNAVDQTSTFQTPYTVTLTPGAWRLLSPTATPATVTAVAENSDVPAIDQYNLEVEHQLPGGVVAELGYVGTRGTRLEEGRNINRAFLASAQNPINGVTTNSTDSPNIQARVPYQGFSPTGVTLIETYGFSSYNSLQATIKRQMSHGIYVQGAYTWSRALTSVTGGDGTNGVFEGGSGNSNDPNNRHDRWGPAGYDRPNRLVIAYIYEIPGWKNGSAFAHIATSGWKLEGTTTFQSGKPITFTDSRNGTAYGNGSAARAQFAPGMSNGNILNHSGTTLSRVKNNTYFNPASTVFALAPVVANGAPNPQSGALAYDYGNSSIGAARGPGNDNWDAAIVKSTRVGGLRKSAVLDFRTEFFNVWNHPEYSNPASAVNATTYSQITSSAGSPRLIQFALKYTF, encoded by the coding sequence ATGAATTGGCGTCCTGTCCGTTCTATCCGTGGAGCAGTACTTTCCTGCGTTCTTCTATCCGCTGCGCTTCCTGCCTTCACCCAGACCTCAACCACCGGCTCGATCCGCGGCACCGTAACAGATCCGCAGGGCGGCCTTATACCGAATGCGATTGTGACAGTAAAGTCGGAAGGAACCGATGCCACGCGCACGGTCACCACAGACAAGGGCGGCCAGTACACTGTGGGCCTTCTACCGCCAGGCACATACAAGACGTCCTTCACCGCTCCGGGCTTCAAGACTGAGGTGCCGAGCGCGATTACAGTCGTTGTTACGGAGACAGCGCGTCTCGATGTCAAGCTTGTCCTCGGCAGCACCACTGACACCGTTGAAGTCTCGGGAGCAGCGCCTGCCCTGCAAGTAGAAAACTCCACACTTGGCACGGTCGTCGATGGCGGGGTCATCCGCGAGTTGCCGCTCACCAGCCGCAACTACACGCAGGTGCTTACGCTCTCCGCGGGTATCACCAGCGATTTGAACAACGCGGCAACGCTCGGCAAGGGGTCGCCCGACGTGTACACCAACGGTGCCAGCAGCATCAGCAACAACTTCCATATGGATGGCGCTGATATTAATAACTGGGCATCAGGCCGCGCCGGAGATTTTGTGCAGCAGGCCGGCATCCCCGTCCCCAGCCCCGACGCCCTGCAGGAGTTCAAGATTCAGACCACGAATTACGATGCTGGTTTCGGCCGTGACGCCGGCGCCAACGTAGACGTCGTCACCAAGACTGGCACCAACCAGCTCCACGGTGCCATCTGGGAGTTCTTTCGCAACGACATCTTCAACGCAAACGATACCTTCCTCAAGATCGCCGGACGGCCTCGGCCAGCGATGAAGCAGAACCAGTTCGGCGCAACCCTGGGCGGTCCGATCATCAAAGACAAGCTCTTCTTTTTTGGCACATACCAGGGCACACGTCAGGTAAACGGCCTCAGCGCCGGTTCCCTGCAGACGGTCTCGCTCTTTCCAATCACCGACAATCGCTCCGCCGCTGCCATTGGTGCTATCGGGTGCCCCGCAGGTGCCGGTTCAAGTGCACTCGCGATGTCGCGGTGGCATCCCTACAACGGCGGTCAATACGACTCGAAGCCGCAGACTGATGTGGCCTGCGACGGGTCGAACATCAATCCAGTAGCGTTGAATCTCCTGAATCAAAAGCTCCCGAATGGGACCTACCTGATTCCCACGCCGCAGCGCTACACGACAGATGCCAACGGCAATCCCATCGGCAGCTCGACCTTCAGTATCCCTGCCATCGCCAATGAAGATCAGTACATGATCAATACGGATTACATCATCTCGCCGAAGAACACGCTCTCCGAGCGCTACTTCCTCGGTGTCAATCCGGAAAACCAGCCACTCGCCACGGCGGGTAATCCTCCTGGCAACGGTGTATCCACGGATTTCCGCAGTCAGCTTGCCGTGATGAAGCTAACCTCGGCGATCAACGACCACTTCCTGAACGAAGCGCTTGCCGGCTACATTCGCAGCAGCGGCCATCTGCAGACGCAGTCGACAATTACCGCCTCACAGATCGGCATGACTGCACCGAGCGATCCTACCTATCCGCTCTACCCGGTCACCTCGGTCACTGGCTACTTCAGCCTTGGCGGTGGCGGCAACGACGAGTCTTCCTCTGTCGTCAACACGTTTGAAATCGCGGACCAGATCTCCTATACCCATGGGAAGCAGAGCTTCCGCGCCGGTTTCATCGGCGAAAAGAACCAGTTTGACTTCAACGACCCTGAGCAGAAGCGCGGGAGCCTCGGCTTTACTACCATGCAGGACTTCCTGCTGGGTATGAGTGCCGCGCAGAACAATTCCGCTTACAGCAACGTCAACTCGGCGGGTAGTCAGCAGGGAAGCTATTACAAGGGCTATCGCGGTACCGACATGGGCATGTTCATCCAGGATGACATCAAGCTCTCTCAAACACTGACCGTCAACGCTGGTGTGCGTTGGGAGATTGACAGCGGCGTCAGCTTCGGCCACGGCGAGGAGAGCAGCTTCTGGCCTTCGCTCGTCACACCCTTCGCGCCCCTTCCAGTGACTGGAACGCTCAGCGGATACATCGTACCCAACAATTACGAGCTGCCGGTTCCGGCTGGAGTTACGAAGATCGGTGATCGAAGCCTTCAAGCCAATGACCTGCCGCTGCACAACTTCGGTCCGCGCGTCGGCTTTGCCTGGCAGCCTTTCGGCACGAAGGCGCAAACGGTTATTCGTGGCGGTGTGGGCATCTTCTACAGCTTACCCAACGCAAACTCCGTGCTGCAGACACTTGGCGGTCAGCCGTTCGTGAGCTCGGCCTCGCTCAGCAATGCGGTCGATCAGACATCGACCTTCCAGACGCCTTACACTGTCACCCTCACGCCCGGCGCCTGGCGTCTCCTTTCGCCCACAGCGACACCTGCCACGGTAACCGCGGTGGCGGAGAACTCTGACGTCCCTGCCATCGATCAATACAACCTAGAGGTCGAACATCAGCTGCCAGGAGGGGTAGTTGCAGAGCTCGGCTACGTGGGAACCCGCGGTACGCGTCTTGAAGAGGGGCGCAACATTAATCGCGCGTTCCTCGCCAGCGCTCAGAATCCCATCAACGGAGTCACCACTAACTCCACCGACTCGCCGAACATTCAGGCGCGTGTGCCTTATCAGGGCTTCTCACCTACCGGTGTCACACTTATCGAAACGTACGGCTTCTCCAGCTACAACAGCTTACAGGCTACGATAAAGCGCCAGATGAGCCATGGAATCTATGTACAGGGCGCCTACACATGGAGCCGCGCACTTACCTCCGTCACCGGCGGCGACGGAACCAACGGCGTCTTCGAAGGTGGTAGCGGCAATAGCAACGACCCGAACAATCGCCACGATCGCTGGGGGCCAGCTGGCTATGATCGTCCTAACCGTCTCGTGATTGCCTACATCTACGAAATTCCGGGCTGGAAGAACGGCAGTGCGTTCGCGCATATCGCCACCAGCGGCTGGAAGCTTGAGGGCACCACGACCTTTCAGTCTGGTAAGCCGATCACCTTTACCGATTCTAGAAACGGAACAGCGTACGGTAATGGAAGCGCTGCGCGTGCGCAGTTCGCACCCGGAATGAGCAATGGCAACATCCTCAATCACAGCGGCACAACGCTTAGTCGAGTGAAGAACAACACCTACTTCAACCCTGCTAGTACCGTATTTGCCCTTGCACCGGTAGTTGCAAACGGAGCCCCCAACCCACAATCGGGTGCTCTGGCCTATGACTACGGCAACAGCTCCATTGGCGCGGCGCGTGGACCGGGCAACGACAACTGGGATGCCGCGATTGTCAAAAGCACTCGCGTCGGTGGCCTTCGCAAATCCGCGGTCCTGGACTTCCGTACAGAGTTCTTCAACGTGTGGAACCATCCAGAGTACAGCAATCCTGCCAGTGCGGTGAATGCAACGACATACAGTCAGATTACAAGCTCAGCAGGCTCTCCTCGTCTCATTCAGTTCGCTCTCAAGTACACGTTCTAA
- a CDS encoding acetamidase/formamidase family protein, with the protein MRQNRVWAVLPIFALSVTITPLRAAAQDIAGKWVAEITGPTLLEPAYARVSLERSGDAITGSWGADALKGTVNGSTVTLAVTDANGHDAGSLTGKLSRDTGEGAGTLAGLGRRGGGASGRAPVPQPVTWKLSREVTPPAKPREVNYDPTTFQAYYYAGNKPGIHIFPGDIVHTWAPDSGGTDKNLKRVALGGDANIGPIYVEGALPGDTLVVHLIKIAPNRPTARQGSRIQQYAITPAYSLAAKYDARFDGEWQVQNADGYATLTNPTPALKNLKLKMNPMLGCISVAPPGFEAFGGTHLGPYGGNLDYNGVVSGTTMFFPVFHPGALFGFGDGHAAMGDGEVTQTGLETSMAVDFSVEIIKGYQSQGVREEDNDYIISFGVAGSLQEALKTSTAQLATWIKRDYGLSDSEVALFLGAEMKYEVTELVDPEFDVVSKVPKSALAMLKPVASK; encoded by the coding sequence ATGAGACAGAACAGGGTTTGGGCAGTCCTGCCTATATTTGCGCTCTCAGTAACGATCACACCGCTCCGCGCAGCGGCGCAGGATATCGCCGGAAAATGGGTCGCAGAAATCACTGGCCCGACGTTGCTTGAACCGGCCTACGCGCGTGTCAGTCTCGAACGTTCCGGAGATGCAATTACCGGTTCCTGGGGCGCTGACGCGCTGAAGGGAACTGTCAACGGCTCGACAGTCACGCTCGCGGTTACTGATGCCAATGGCCATGACGCTGGCTCGCTTACCGGCAAACTGAGCCGTGACACAGGCGAAGGCGCCGGTACGCTCGCAGGTCTTGGCCGTCGCGGAGGTGGCGCATCCGGACGCGCACCCGTGCCTCAGCCCGTCACGTGGAAGCTCTCGCGCGAGGTCACGCCACCCGCGAAGCCTCGCGAGGTGAACTACGATCCCACCACGTTTCAGGCCTATTACTATGCAGGCAACAAGCCGGGCATCCACATCTTTCCTGGCGACATTGTTCATACCTGGGCTCCCGATTCTGGTGGCACCGATAAAAACCTCAAGCGCGTCGCCCTGGGTGGCGATGCCAACATCGGTCCTATCTACGTCGAGGGCGCGCTCCCTGGTGACACTCTCGTGGTGCACCTAATCAAGATCGCGCCGAATCGCCCGACCGCGCGCCAGGGAAGCCGTATTCAGCAGTATGCGATTACGCCAGCCTATAGCCTCGCTGCAAAATACGACGCCCGCTTCGACGGCGAGTGGCAGGTTCAGAACGCCGACGGCTACGCGACGTTGACGAACCCCACGCCTGCGCTGAAAAACCTCAAGCTCAAGATGAACCCGATGCTCGGCTGCATCTCTGTCGCGCCTCCCGGTTTTGAGGCCTTTGGTGGCACGCACCTCGGTCCCTACGGCGGCAACCTCGATTACAACGGCGTCGTCTCCGGTACGACGATGTTTTTTCCTGTCTTCCATCCCGGCGCGCTCTTCGGATTCGGCGACGGTCACGCTGCTATGGGTGATGGCGAAGTCACGCAGACCGGACTCGAAACCTCGATGGCCGTCGACTTCTCTGTCGAAATCATCAAAGGCTATCAGTCGCAGGGCGTTCGCGAAGAAGACAACGACTACATCATCTCCTTCGGCGTCGCAGGTTCGTTGCAGGAAGCCCTCAAGACCTCCACAGCGCAGCTCGCCACCTGGATCAAGCGCGACTACGGTTTATCCGATAGCGAAGTTGCGCTTTTTCTCGGTGCTGAGATGAAGTATGAAGTCACCGAGCTTGTCGATCCAGAATTCGATGTGGTGTCGAAGGTCCCGAAGAGCGCCCTCGCTATGTTGAAGCCTGTCGCCTCGAAATAA
- a CDS encoding amidohydrolase family protein, with product MIRAKYLYGKNAPVKVLEHVRIIDGTGGPVLQDQTLVIEGGRIARIGHDIPSPAGAEILDLDGYTVLPGLVGMHDHLYYLQRPNSDAAGSEPPTLLPQMTFSAPRMYLANGVTTIRTGGSVEPYADINLRRLTEQGILIGPHIEPTAPYLEGPSDLFIQMHILTGPEDATAFVNFWAKAGATNYKAYMHITRAELGAAIKAAHALHMKVTGHLCSVTYPEAAELGIDNLEHGFFVNTQLDPGKQPDQCSRESGNATLAKMTPDSAEAKDLIKLLVAHHVAITSTLPVFEASLAGKPVLRQKALATLTPQALEAYLFNRNRRNTTSESEARERGATNYRNGAQLEHKFVEAGGLLMAGLDPTGNGATLPGFGDQHEVELLVADGGFTPVEAVKIATLNGATYLGQQQRIGSVETGKDADLMIVKGDPSSRITDIENVEIVLKDGVAYDSNKLLESVRGRYGQY from the coding sequence ATGATTCGAGCGAAGTATCTCTATGGTAAGAACGCACCGGTGAAAGTGCTTGAGCACGTTCGCATCATTGATGGCACGGGCGGCCCTGTCCTCCAGGATCAAACGCTCGTGATCGAAGGCGGACGCATCGCGCGCATTGGACACGACATCCCCTCTCCTGCGGGAGCCGAAATTCTCGACCTCGACGGGTACACGGTGCTCCCCGGTCTCGTGGGCATGCACGACCATCTCTACTATCTCCAGCGCCCCAACTCCGACGCCGCAGGCTCCGAGCCGCCGACCCTGCTTCCACAGATGACCTTCTCGGCACCGCGCATGTATCTCGCCAATGGCGTAACAACGATCCGTACCGGCGGCTCTGTCGAGCCCTACGCTGATATCAACCTTCGCCGCCTCACCGAGCAGGGCATACTCATCGGTCCTCACATCGAGCCGACCGCACCCTATCTGGAGGGCCCAAGCGATCTCTTCATCCAGATGCACATCCTCACCGGCCCCGAAGATGCAACAGCGTTCGTCAATTTCTGGGCGAAGGCTGGCGCGACCAACTACAAAGCGTACATGCACATCACGCGCGCCGAGCTGGGAGCAGCCATTAAAGCGGCACACGCGCTACATATGAAGGTGACCGGCCATCTCTGCTCTGTCACCTATCCCGAAGCCGCGGAGCTCGGCATCGACAACCTGGAACATGGCTTCTTTGTGAACACGCAGCTCGATCCTGGCAAGCAGCCCGATCAGTGTTCTCGCGAATCCGGCAACGCGACACTCGCCAAGATGACTCCCGACAGCGCCGAAGCGAAGGACCTTATCAAGCTTCTCGTCGCGCACCACGTCGCTATCACTAGCACGCTGCCGGTCTTTGAGGCGAGTCTCGCAGGGAAACCCGTGCTGCGGCAGAAAGCATTGGCGACGCTTACACCGCAGGCGCTGGAGGCCTATCTCTTCAATCGAAATCGCCGCAACACGACGTCTGAGTCCGAAGCCAGGGAACGTGGCGCCACGAATTATAGAAACGGCGCTCAGCTTGAGCACAAGTTCGTCGAGGCAGGCGGCCTTCTCATGGCGGGTCTCGACCCAACCGGCAACGGCGCAACCCTGCCCGGCTTCGGGGATCAGCATGAAGTTGAACTTCTAGTGGCTGACGGCGGCTTCACCCCGGTCGAAGCGGTGAAGATCGCGACTCTCAACGGAGCGACCTATCTCGGCCAGCAGCAGCGAATCGGCTCCGTGGAAACTGGCAAGGACGCCGATCTGATGATCGTCAAGGGTGATCCTTCCAGCCGAATCACGGATATCGAAAACGTCGAGATCGTCCTGAAGGACGGCGTTGCCTACGATTCGAACAAGCTTCTCGAATCTGTGCGCGGTCGTTACGGCCAGTACTAA